Sequence from the Rhizomicrobium sp. genome:
TGTAGTCGATGTCAAGGTAGTGCTCTCCCGCTGAGCTACGCGCCCTACTCCGTGCGACGGGGCGGCAGCTATAGCCTTATGGGGGCGTCAGGGGCAAGCAAGGTTTTCGGCCCTTCCACACCAACTCCCAAGCCGAAAAGCCCCGCCTCGGCCTGGCCGCGACGGGGCTCATATTCGGGCGGGAAGCCTAAAGGCTCGCCCGCCTCAGATCGAACTTGACGGCCGCCTGGGCCTGGCTGGGAACCGGCGCGCCGTTCTGGATCGCCGGCTTGTACTTCCAGTGTGCCATCACCCAGGTGACCGCCGCCTGGTCGAGCTCCGGGAAGCCACTCGACTGCAGAACCGTCGCCGAGGCGACGTCGCCCTGGGCCGAGACGACCAGTTGCAGCGTCACCGTGCCCTGATGCGCCGCCATCCGCGCCAACGCCGGATAGGGCGGCGTCGAATGCGTGCTGCTCACGCCGGACGCGTCGGTGTCGGGCTGCGCCGGCGGCACGTTGCTGGCCGGCGTCTGCGGCAGGGTGATCGGCGGCGGCTGGTCGTTCGCGACGGCGATGACGGGCGGCGGAATCGTGTCGACGGTCTCATGCGGCCGCACCAGCGCCGGCTTGGGCGGCGGCGGCGCGTCCGCGATCTTGGTCTTGTCGTCGAGGACTCGTGTCGTGAGTTCATGCGAGATGTATTTCACGGTCTGTCCGGCCATTCCGCTGACGAGCGCATAGACGATGACGACGTGCAGCATGGCGACGCTGCCGATGATCATGGTGCGTCGCGACGACGTACCCGATGGGCCGCCGTTGACAATGTCGTGTGTTGGCGCGTGCATGTTCGTTGCCTCCCATGTTCGCCGCCGCCTCTTGCGAGCAGCGCCCGCGCTCAACGGCGCTGGTGCAGGCATGGAAACGTGCAATTCCGGCGGGTCCCGGGCGTCAATGTGGCGATGCTGCCGCATTGCGGAAAAAGTTTCGCGAAAACGGAACGGCGGACAGGCTCCGGCAACGCAGCCGTCAGGCGGCGATCATGCGATCGACTTCGGCGACGATCTCGCGAAGGTGGAACGGCTTGGACAGCACCTTGGCCTGCTTCGGCGCGTTCGCCGCCGGGTGGAGCGCCACCGCGGCGAAACCGGTGATGAACATGATCTTCAGCGCGCGGTCCATTTCGGCGGCGCGCTTGGCGAGCTCGATCCCGTCCATGCCCGGCATCACGATGTCGGTCACCAGGAGGTCGAAGCGGAAGCCCTTGAGGCATTCGAAGGCGTCGCTGCCGTCGCCGAAATCGGTGACGTCATGGCCGGCCTTGACCAGCGCCTGCGCCAGGAACTTGCGCAGGCTCTCATCGTCTTCCGCCAACAATAT
This genomic interval carries:
- a CDS encoding energy transducer TonB, which codes for MIIGSVAMLHVVIVYALVSGMAGQTVKYISHELTTRVLDDKTKIADAPPPPKPALVRPHETVDTIPPPVIAVANDQPPPITLPQTPASNVPPAQPDTDASGVSSTHSTPPYPALARMAAHQGTVTLQLVVSAQGDVASATVLQSSGFPELDQAAVTWVMAHWKYKPAIQNGAPVPSQAQAAVKFDLRRASL
- a CDS encoding response regulator; this translates as MAHILLAEDDESLRKFLAQALVKAGHDVTDFGDGSDAFECLKGFRFDLLVTDIVMPGMDGIELAKRAAEMDRALKIMFITGFAAVALHPAANAPKQAKVLSKPFHLREIVAEVDRMIAA